One Paralichthys olivaceus isolate ysfri-2021 chromosome 21, ASM2471397v2, whole genome shotgun sequence genomic window carries:
- the cpn1 gene encoding carboxypeptidase N catalytic chain, producing the protein MQQHQQRRWTLPWLGAVLLGMMGLLVVGSDFQHHRYEDMVRALFAVQSECPYITRIYSIGRSVEGRHLYVLEFSDNPGIHEALEPEFKYVGNMHGNEVLGRELLIKLSQFLCEEYRAGNQRIFRLIHDTRIHILPSMNPDGYEVAARQGPEFNGYLVGRGNSREIDLNRNFPDLNALMYYYEKTNGRNHHLPLPDNWEQQVEPETLAVIKWMQNYNFVLSANLHGGAVVANYPFDKSRDSRIRGRTTYAATPDDKIFRQLARTYSYAHSWMHKGWNCGDFFDEGITNGASWYSLSKGMQDFNYLYTNCFEITLELSCDKFPPATALPREWLGNREALVSYLEQVHHGIKGMVYDENNNPISNAEVSVAGIHHDVTSGVDGDYFRLLLPGTYTVTVSAPGYLPSTSTVTVGPAEAIQLHFYLKTAPKQNLRVKPHNSKRNLSSLKAPLKLGPR; encoded by the exons atgcagcagcaccagcagcggCGGTGGACTCTTCCCTGGCTTGGTGCTGTCCTGCTGGGAATGATGGGGCTCCTGGTGGTGGGCTCGGACTTCCAGCATCACCGGTACGAGGACATGGTGCGAGCTCTGTTTGCAGTGCAGAGCGAGTGCCCCTACATCACCCGCATATACAGCATCGGGCGCAGCGTGGAGGGGCGCCACCTCTACGTGCTGGAGTTCAGTGATAACCCGGGCATCCATGAAGCAT TGGAGCCAGAGTTCAAGTATGTGGGCAACATGCACGGCAACGAGGTGCTGGGCCGTGAGCTGCTCATTAAGTTATCCCAGTTTCTGTGCGAGGAGTACCGGGCCGGAAACCAGCGGATCTTCAGGCTGATTCATGACACACGCATACACATCCTGCCCTCCATGAACCCTGACGGCTACGAGGTGGCTGCCAGACAG GGTCCAGAGTTCAACGGCTACCTGGTGGGTCGAGGGAACTCCAGGGAAATCGACCTGAACCGGAACTTCCCAGACCTGAACGCGCTCATGTACTACTACGAGAAAACCAACGGGCGAAACCACCACCTGCCGCTGCCGGATAACTGGGAGCAACAG GTTGAACCAGAGACGTTGGCCGTCATAAAATGGATGCAAAACTACAATTTCGTCCTGTCTGCCAACCTCCATGGAGGAGCTGTGGTGGCCAATTACCCCTTCGACAAGTCGAGAGATTCCCGCATTCGAGGGAGGACCACATACGCCGCAACTCCGGATGATAAAATCTTCAGACAG TTGGCGAGGACCTACTCGTACGCTCACAGCTGGATGCACAAGGGCTGGAACTGCGGGGACTTCTTTGATGAGGGGATCACGAACGGGGCCAGCTGGTACTCTCTGTCCAAAG ggatGCAGGACTTTAACTACCTGTACACCAACTGTTTCGAGATCACCCTGGAGCTGAGTTGTGATAAGTTCCCTCCGGCAACAGCTCTGCCCAGAGAGTGGCTGGGCAACCGAGAAGCACTGGTTTCATACCTGGAGCAG GTGCATCATGGGATAAAAGGCATGGTGtatgatgaaaacaacaaccctATCAGCAACGCCGAGGTCTCTGTAGCTGGCATCCACCATGATGTGACCAGCG GTGTGGATGGCGACTATTTCAGACTCCTGTTACCAGGCACCTACACTGTGACAGTGTCCGCCCCGGGCTACCTCCCCTCCACCAGCACCGTCACAGTGGGACCAGCTGAGGCCATACag CTTCATTTTTACTTGAAAACTGCAccaaaacaaaacctgagagtGAAGCCCCACAACAGCAAGAGGAACCTCTCGTCTCTCAAGGCCCCGTTAAAGCTCGGCCCCAGATGA
- the LOC109627018 gene encoding integrin beta-3: MGALPAQGLFWMGLLIFTGISDVCASNICTSRGASTCKQCLAVHPSCAWCVQEDFGQGIASSSRCDLKSNLVAAGCAPSSVEFPTSKMQVIEDRPLSNKAAGASQDFTQIKPQKVHITLRPDDAKRFTVKVRQVEDYPVDLYYLMDLSYSMNDDLFRLRTLGKGLAVAMNRTTSNLRMGFGAFVDKPLSPYMYISPKEAVKNPCYSINTTCLPQFGYKHVLSLTEEVGRFTEEVKKQMVSRNRDAPEGGFDAIIQAAVCKEQIGWRPDASHLLIFTSDAKTHVALDGRLAGIVQPNDGQCHLNSDNVYSMSTTMDYPSLALITEKMSENNINLIFAVTNPVVPLYQNYSELIPGTTVGTLSNDSGNVIQLILKAYTKIRSKVELELQGVPEELSLSFNATCLNGEVIPGLKSCSGLKIGDTVSFSVEARARGCPKQKKKTFIIKPVGFKDSLSITVTFECDCKCQAKAQLDSPKCNHGNGTYECGICLCHPGRLGPHCECAEGDYSPTEQDRCSGPAGTGGPHSAICSGRGDCVCGQCVCHSSDFGKVWGKLCECDDFNCLRYKGELCSGHGVCNCGFCQCAPDWQGENCNCSRRTDTCMSNLGLLCSGRGQCVCGACECTQPGAYGATCDKCPTCPDACTMKKECVECKHFKRGRLFEDNTCSRICKDEIVLVDEIVLHDTNAVNCTYKDEDDCVERFQYFEDSSGKSILFVVKEPDCPKGPDILVVLLSVAGAILFLGLAALLIWKLLVTIHDRREFAKFEEERARAKWDTGHNPLYKGATSTFTNITYRGKD, translated from the exons ATGGGAGCTCTCCCGGCGCAGGGGCTGTTCTGGATGGGTCTTTTGATTTTTACTGGGATATCAGATGTTTGCG CCTCCAATATCTGCACCTCCAGAGGAGCCAGCACATGCAAACAATGTCTGGCTGTGCACCCCAGCTGTGCATGGTGCGTCCAGGAG GATTTTGGTCAGGGTATTGCCAGTTCTTCCCGCTGTGACCTGAAGAGTAATTTGGTGGCGGCGGGCTGTGCTCCATCATCTGTGGAGTTTCCAACCAGCAAGATGCAAGTGATCGAGGACCGGCCCCTCAGCAACAAGGCAGCGGGGGCCTCTCAAGATTTCACTCAGATCAAGCCTCAGAAAGTTCACATAACACTCAGGCCAG ATGATGCCAAGCGCTTCACGGTGAAGGTGCGTCAGGTAGAGGATTACCCCGTGGATCTTTACTACCTCATGGACCTCTCCTACTCCATGAATGATGACCTCTTCCGCCTGAGGACGCTGGGCAAAGGCCTGGCCGTGGCCATGAACCGCACCACCAGCAACCTCCGCATGGGCTTTGGGGCTTTTGTGGACAAGCCGCTCTCACCGTATATGTACATCTCCCCAAAAGAGGCCGTGAAGAACCCCTGCTACAG CATTAACACCACCTGTCTGCCCCAGTTCGGCTACAAACACGTTCTGTCTCTGACGGAAGAAGTGGGACGCttcacagaggaagtgaagaagcAGATGGTGTCCAGGAACCGAGATGCCCCAGAGGGAGGCTTTGATGCTATCATCCAAGCTGCAGTGTGCAAG GAGCAGATCGGCTGGCGTCCTGACGCCTCCCACCTCCTGATCTTCACCTCAGATGCGAAGACTCACGTGGCTCTGGACGGTCGTCTGGCAGGAATCGTGCAGCCCAATGACGGGCAGTGCCACCTCAACTCTGACAATGTTTACAGCATGTCAACCACCATG GATTATCCATCGCTTGCTCTGATCACAGAGAAGATGTCGGAGAACAATATCAACCTCATCTTCGCTGTCACTAATCCTGTGGTTCCTCTGTATCAG AACTACAGCGAGCTGATTCCTGGCACCACAGTAGGAACACTGTCCAACGACTCAGGCAACGTGATTCAGCTCATACTGAAGGCCTACACC AAAATCCGTTCCAAGGTGGAGCTGGAGCTCCAAGGCGTCCCAGAGGAGCTGTCTCTGTCCTTCAACGCCACCTGTCTGAACGGGGAGGTCATCCCGGGCCTCAAGTCCTGCTCTGGGCTCAAGATAGGAGACACG GTCTCTTTCAGTGTGGAGGCCAGAGCTCGCGGTTGCcccaaacagaagaagaaaacattcatCATCAAACCTGTGGGCTTCAAGGACTCCCTATCCATCACCGTCACCTTCGAGTGCGACTGCAAGTGCCAGGCCAAGGCCCAGCTCGACAGCCCCAAATGCAACCACGGCAATGGCACCTACGAGTGCGGCATCTGTCTGTGCCACCCTGGTCGCCTGGGGCCACACTGCGAGTGCGCAGAGGGCGACTACAGTCCCACAGAGCAGGACCGCTGCAGTGGACCCGCAGGCACTGGAGGGCCCCACTCTGCCATCTGCAGCGGCCGTGGAGACTGCGTGTGTGGCCAGTGTGTGTGCCACAGCAGTGACTTTGGGAAAGTGTGGGGCAAGTTGTGCGAGTGTGACGACTTCAACTGCCTGCGCTACAAGGGGGAACTCTGCTCAG GCCATGGTGTCTGTAACTGTGGCTTCTGTCAGTGTGCACCGGACTGGCAGGGTGAAAATTGTAATTGTTCCAGACGTACTGACACCTGCATGTCCAACCTGGGTCTGCTGTGCAGCGGCCGGGGCCAGTGTGTGTGCGGGGCCTGCGAGTGCACTCAGCCTGGTGCGTACGGGGCCACATGTGACAAGTGCCCAACCTGCCCTGACGCTTGTACCATGAAGAA GGAGTGTGTGGAGTGTAAGCACTTCAAGAGGGGCCGCCTGTTTGAGGACAACACCTGCTCTCGAATCTGCAAGGATGAGATTGTGCTTGTGGATGAAATAG TGCTGCATGATACAAACGCTGTGAACTGCACGTACAAAGATGAGGACGACTGTGTGGAGCGTTTCCAGTACTTTGAAGACTCCAGTGGCAAGTCCATCTTGTTCGTCGTCAAAGAGCCGG ACTGTCCCAAGGGTCCAGACATTTTGGTGGTGCTTCTGTCGGTGGCAGGCGCCATCTTGTTCCTCGGCCTGGCGGCTCTTCTTATCTGGAAGCTGCTGGTCACCATCCATGACAGACGGGAATTTGCCAAATTTGAGGAAGAGCGCGCTCGTGCCAAGTGGGACACG GGACACAACCCTCTCTACAAAGGAGCCACCTCTACcttcacaaacatcacatacaGAGGAAAAGACTGA